A genomic window from Camelina sativa cultivar DH55 chromosome 2, Cs, whole genome shotgun sequence includes:
- the LOC104718764 gene encoding LOW QUALITY PROTEIN: putative cysteine-rich receptor-like protein kinase 33 (The sequence of the model RefSeq protein was modified relative to this genomic sequence to represent the inferred CDS: inserted 2 bases in 1 codon) codes for MAKKISLLFFLFVLISIISVVSSQQCIDTGFFQRSSKYADNRRIILSSLASNVKAENGFYNDSSIGQGIDQVFAVGMCIEGTEPTVCSDCLEVAADQLIENCPNQTEAYTWTPHKTLCFARYSSSSFLERLDMHPLYMELSDVDIKANPTHLNEIWGMLTNRMITEASLDKNASLSSRKYYATDVTNLTAFQTVHALMLCTPNLKEGKCHQCLGEAVSEYGNRRRQRGIVAWPSCCFMWDLYPFIGAFNLAPPPPSDSKNNISVGIIVVIVVATGVISSVLSAVVVALVCRRKKTAPSEEISTTNSLQYDLKTIEAATCTFSKRNMLGQGGFGEVFKGVLHEGSEIAVKRLSKESAQGVQEFKNETSLVAKLQHRNLVGVLGFCMEGEEKILVYEFVPNKSLDQFLFEPTKQGQLDWPKRYKIIVGTARGILYLHHDSPLKIIHRDLKASNILLDAEMEPKVADFGMARILRVDQSRADTRRVVGTHGYISPEYLMHGQFSVKSDVYSFGVLILEIISGKRNSNFHETDESGKNLITHAWRHWRNGSPLELLDSELEKNYXRCIHIALLCVQNDPEERPNLSTIIMMLTSNSITLPVPQSPVYEGMEMFLPPIRSVPGSINDSLINDLVPR; via the exons ATGGCCAAGAAGATTTCCttattgttcttcttgtttgttCTCATAAGCATAATTTCTGTTGTCTCTTCACAACAATGTATTGACACTGGGTTTTTTCAACGCAGTAGTAAGTATGCTGATAACCGCCGAATCATCCTTTCATCTCTGGCTTCTAATGTGAAGGCTGAAAATGGTTTCTATAATGATTCATCAATAGGCCAAGGTATTGACCAAGTTTTCGCAGTGGGGATGTGCATCGAAGGGACCGAACCAACAGTTTGCTCGGATTGTCTCGAGGTTGCGGCTGACCAATTGATAGAGAATTGTCCTAACCAAACTGAAGCGTATACATGGACACCTCATAAGACGCTCTGTTTTGCTCGTTACTCTAGCAGCTCATTTTTAGAAAGGCTTGATATGCACCCACTTTACATGGAGCTCAGCGATGTGGATATCAAAGCAAATCCAACGCATTTAAATGAAATATGGGGGATGCTAACGAATCGTATGATAACTGAAGCATCCTTGGATAAGAATGCATCGTTATCTAGTCGTAAATATTATGCAACTGATGTAACAAATCTGACAGCTTTCCAGACTGTACATGCATTAATGCTATGCACTCCTAATCTAAAAGAAGGGAAGTGTCACCAGTGTCTGGGAGAAGCTGTTTCTGAATATGGCAACCGTAGGAGACAAAGAGGAATTGTTGCATGGCCAAGCTGCTGTTTCATGTGGGATCTGTATCCCTTCATCGGAGCTTTTAATTTGGCACCTCCACCCCCGTCAG ATAGCAAAAATAATATCTCAGTGGGAATCATTGTGGTCATTGTTGTTGCTACCGGAGTTATATCCTCTGTGTTATCAGCTGTAGTAGTAGCACTTGTTTGCAGAAGGAAGAAAACTGCTCCTTCAG AGGAAATTTCAACCACAAATTCACTGCAATATGATCTTAAGACAATTGAAGCTGCAACATGTACTTTTTCGAAGAGAAACATGCTCGGTCAAGGTGGATTTGGAGAAGTTTTCAAG GGCGTGCTTCATGAAGGGTCAGAAATTGCGGTGAAGAGGCTATCAAAAGAATCAGCTCAAGGTGTACAAGAGTTTAAGAATGAGACTAGTCTCGTGGCAAAACTCCAGCACAGAAATTTGGTTGGAGTTCTCGGGTTTTGTatggaaggagaagaaaagatacTCGTTTACGAGTTTGTTCCTAATAAAAGTCTCGACCAGTTCTTGTTTG AACCTACCAAGCAAGGTCAGCTGGATTGGCCTAAACGGTACAAGATTATTGTCGGGACTGCTAGAGGAATACTATATCTTCATCATGACTCGCCTCTTAAAATCATACACCGTGACCTCAAAGCTAGTAACATCCTCTTAGATGCTGAAATGGAACCCAAAGTCGCAGATTTTGGAATGGCAAGGATTTTGAGGGTGGATCAATCTCGAGCCGATACAAGGAGGGTAGTTGGAACCCA tGGCTATATTTCTCCAGAGTATTTGATGCATGGCCAATTCTCAGTGAAGTCTGATGTATATAGTTTTGGGGTCTTGATTCTTGAGATTATAAGCGGAAAAAGAAACAGCAACTTCCATGAAACTGATGAATCCGGGAAGAATTTGATAACACAT GCTTGGAGGCATTGGAGAAACGGATCACCACTAGAGCTCCTGGATTCAGAACTTGAAAAGAACTA CAGATGCATCCATATTGCACTATTATGTGTCCAAAACGATCCAGAAGAGCGTCCAAATTTATCGACTATCATCATGATGCTCACAAGTAACTCCATCACTTTACCAGTGCCTCAGTCACCAGTATACGAGGGAATGGAGATGTTTCTACCTCCAATCAGATCTGTTCCTGGTTCTATCAATGATTCATTGATTAATGACTTAGTTCCTCGTTGA